The nucleotide sequence aattttatgtgtagttaatagattacagtAATTAGTCTACTTTGCCCATCACAAATTATAGATCAATAATTATAAAGGTGTTTTGCATTTGTGCACATACCCCTAAAAAAATCATGATGCCCCTGATGAAAACTGTTAATAACAGTGTATTCTGACtactttttagattacttttatcgattttttttttacataccatTTAAcaccatatttatataaaaaagcaaagagaaagaaaatatattaatttttaaaatcaatGTTGTAAGATGCATTAGGGTTTCCAAAACTATGCTTAATGAAAGAACTGCAGTAGGTTTTTGAGTTGATAGAAAGCTAATAATTAACTTAATCATAAAAATGGTTGACAATCCCTGTGTTTCAAACATGGTCTAATTTGAGAGGTGCTGTCTCACCCAAATTTAAAAGCATGGCTAGGAATAATTTTAATATGGGCATTATATAGTgtgaatatatattcaaatccAAATGGTATAACACACAGTAGGATTTTAGAAAGGAAATATAGAAAAAGAGTGATTTACtgccattgtgtaaataatatgtaataatcatGGAACTCTTATGGAAAAGTAATTGTAATCTGATTATGAACATTATATGATGTAATATACTCTAATTACGAGTACTTAAGCATACAGCAACATGCTCATCCTGATGGGGTGCACATAATAGCTGGTGATTTTAACCAGGCATGCCTAAAGACTGTTCTTCCAAATTTCACATGTGAAGCATGCcatcagagagaaagaagagcatAGCCTATTAGATCATGTATATTGCAATATTAAGCAAGCATAGAGGGCATTGCCACAACCACATGTAGGTAGTTAGACCATCTGTCACTGCACCATGGCCAGCATACACCCCTAGTGGAAGACAAACAAAGCCCATCAGAAGACTGATCAGCACTTGGACAGAGAGAGtggagtgtttttgaaaatcaagACCTGGGAGAAATATACACATGCTGTTCTATGATACATCTCTATATTGTACTGAGAACGTCACTGttaaaaaaacatcttcagaTGTTCCCAAACCAAAAACCATGGATGACGAGAGAATTCTGAACTCTCATACATGACCGTAACATTGCATATAGAGCTGGGATAGAGTTCAGTATTGCATGGCCCAAGCAAATTTGAAGAGGGGCATTAAAGCTGCAATTAAGTCATACAAACAAAGGATTGAGGGTAATTTCCTCCATCATTTGATCCtatcagtttgcctacagagcaaacccACTGCACTGAGGGTGCCATTGTCATCGCCCTCAACGATGCACTTAATCATCTAGAGCATGCAGGAAATTATGTAAGGCTGCTTTTCATAGATTATAGCTCAGCCTTTAACTCTATCATTCCTGATATCCTGATAAATAAATTACTGAACCTGCAGCTCCCTCCTTCTACTTGTGCTTGGATAAAGGACTTCTTAATCAATAGACTACAAACTATGAAATTTGGTTCTCATGTATCCTCCTCTCTTACACTCAGCACAGGATCACCCCAGGGCTCTGTGCTGAGTCCGCTCCTGTATGCTCTCTATACTTATGAATGTGTCTTCTAAacccatcacaaaaataaaatgatgaagtTTGCAGATAACTCTCCACAAAAGATAATCAGTTGTCCTCTGCCCTCCCTAGAGGAGATCTACAGCTCCCAGTGCCTAAAGAGGGTTAGGTCCATTATGTCAGACTCCTCCCACCCAGCCCACACCTACAGTATTTGATCTGTTGCCCTTAGGTAGGCTCTTCAGATCGATTAAAACTTGAAACCTCCGTCAGGGACAGTTTCTTTCCATGAGCCATAAAACACTAAATAATCcaacaattaattatttatggCTATGATGctactttttgatatttttaaacctttttttctttctgtaactTATGTCATGTCCTattgtgttttaatgtgtgtgtgtgtttttaagtgcACTAAATGGAGTTGCACTATAATCTTAGGACAATAAAGGACAATAAAGTTGTTGAACTGTACTTGATTTTTGGAATCAGATTACACGTAATCAGTTACTAACTAGCTCTGATCAGTAAGTATATCACAACAACTGATTAATGCTAAAAACTGCATATAGACAATTTCTTACCTTatttactaaagaaaaaaaaaatattaacatctgaataataaaatataataaataacaaaattatattatttttagattaaatataGCATGTCACACTGCTGTAACTTTTAATATATTAGTTCTAATTTACTAAAgaatgagaaaatatatatatgcatattgtataaacaataacatgtaaataatattataaaataactaataatatatacattaaaattaatttatttattgtagtatGCCACATTGATGTTGCTATTTAAAGTGCCTTGTCAACTTGCCaaatataaatgttgaaataatatctATCCTCTGTATATTTTATAACAGTATAATATTTTTAGCAAAAATCTAACTCACAATATATAGAAAAAatgtataggcaaaaaaaaaactaaaatatatataaagagtaGATGTTAGTAGATGTTAGCGTGTTAAAGGTGGTTAATACCTGTTCAGTGGTTAGGTTCTTGTCTGGTCCAGTTAGGAACGGGATGAGAAATGGTTCTAAAGGCCTTACTGTGCTGAAGAACCCATAGACGCATAACAGACAAGTTGGATATTTCCAGTCCCTCATCCAATGCTTGAGAGACTCCATCTCCATTTCCTCCGGTTGGATGATAGCCTACagtaaatttattaaatgtatgttattttcAAAAGAGCACTATCTTTGCATGCACTGTTTACCTTATCAGGTGTGTGAGATATGTTTTCATTGAAGTACTGTTCCTGTCTTGAGATAATAACCATTCACTCTGAGTGCAAGAGTCAATTTcactgtgtgtatttgtgtgtgtgtgagtgtgtgtgtgtgtgtgtgtgtttgagtggatATGCTGTAAATGAACAATCAGTGTGCAAAGTTCTGCTTAGATTATTTTGATTACTGCTTCATTACTCCAATACTATTATTAACCAGAAAATCAagcttgattatttatttaatactatgcagtatttatttcttttatcaaTTAGTGTTTAAGATTCACtgctttaacacatttttatttgactCGTGTCTTTAAGTAAGTAAAagttttttcttcagattttcttCTTTGTAATGGGGGGGCCACacttatcttattttattattttatcatattattttgtttgtgacCCCCTCCCGGATAAGCGGtggaaatggatggatggataggtatttttttttattattattgttgtttattttatttgcccTAATTCTTTAGGGTTTTCATTTTGAATTCCTACACGCTGCTGATTCTgtcgaacttttattttgaattccTACGTGTTTCTCATGCTTCCTGTTTCCAATTGGTTTCTCGTGACAATCCCCGGTTTGTGGAGAAAACACCAGCAGGTTAGAAAAATACAAACGTTAGACTTTAATTGCTTTAATACTGTGCAAAATTTGTATCAAAACAGACGCGTCAAACAATATTTTCATAAatcaattttttaaaaagtgtcaaaatggTATGACAATGTTACAACAAAACGCAAATAAGTATTGCTAATAAATAGCATCTATGGACATTTACCACGATAATACTTACGTGCACTAGAATGGCGTGTtcactgaaaaaatataaaaatgtattgtcaTGGTGCAACGTTACATAAAAATAAGATGGAATGTTAGTTTGTACATATGATAATTTCATGGTTAAGTGCTTTTAATCTGTTTAGTAATcaactaatttaaatgtatttttccagGTGTGAAATTATGGAGAGCAACAGATTCCAGATCGTGGTGCAGGGAGAAGCATCTGAAACCGACTCAGATGATGAAGTGTACATCACCTCTGCTCCTCCTGTCCAtgcatcctcatcatcatcatcagggaTGAAGGTGGCAGGAGAGGCGTCCGAAACCGACAGCGAGGATGAGGAAGAGAGAGCTCGCAGACTAGCCTCTGAAAGCCATCAACAGCTGCTCCGCAGAGACCTGCCGCCTCTCATCGTGATCAGAAACACACCTGCGTCTCCCTCTGGACAGCAGGACAAATCGTCACCTGTGTCCAGACCTGACTCGTGTAGGTTTAACACGTTACTCCAGCAGAAACTGCTGGAGAGCAATGCACGGCTGTGCACAGATGTCAATCAAAGCCTGAAACAGGTGTATCAGAACGCTGCACGGGACATAAGACAGGCCACCGCTCACCTCAACAACTCTCAGACAGGCATCATCAACGCGTCCCACAGCATCAGACTCATACTAGAGGACCTGAAGTCAGTGTCTGAGAAGATCGACATCATTACTAGCTGTCGTCTGCTGCCGGACATCACCATGCCAAACCCGCTCTCTGAACAATGCTAATAAAATGAGCACGATGAAATGGCCGCATGTatagaaaatgacaaatattgtgaaatattattgcttaAAAATGGGCCTGTCCAATATTAGCCACAGCTTagatacattgtttttattttcttgtgtgCTACATATCAATAGTATTTGATCAATATGGTCATCATTatcagttattattaattaataacatgaACAGTTTTTTGAAGTGATTTGTTGAATGCACTGAATGAACGAGCGGACAACAAAttctgcaagtaaaaaaaaatggttaactTTTCCAGTTTGTTAAACaaattttcttaaattaaattacatttatagaaGAAAGTGTACATTTTAGGGGATGAAACTAGTgacaatttcttttctttttatttaattttttcccccgTTAATTAACATTATCCtgtgattaataaatgtaatacattttttttataatattattttgattgaaattataaaataaataatacaggtCCTaaactgaatttatatatatatatatatatatatatatatatatatatatatatatatactgcggCTGCTACCACTCATCAATTagacaaatattaattttggttGTTTCAACCTGCTGCATACATGTATTTtgtcaaaaaacataaaaacaaaagcataatTCATAAATTGCGTTTGTTTAGAAACTTTATTGAAACATACAGGTCTGTGATGGGCATTTTGGAAATGTATAAATTTATATGGAGTTAAGAACATGAAAGCTTCAAAGCGCCACCTCGACTGGAATAAACAGTAGGAAATGCAACATATGCCTATTATTCGAATAAAATATGTCATTGAATCTACTGCAGATACTTTGAAACACTTGCAACTAAATTTAAAAGGCACTTTGAAGACAGATTTACCTACTCCATTGATACATATGTAACAATCTCTGGTGTTCATTCGACTAAATGAAATCATAGTCTGTGCTTCTTAACCTGAATAAGGCACTGTCCATGAGACTGGACAAGCTTATCTTTCCACCAtatatttaatctatttttaaaggACACTGATGCTGCAAATATGAAGCAATGGTTCTTAAAGCGATATAAATAAACCTTTGAGAAATGGTTTGATGGACAGTAATGATCACATCAACAGTATCAAAAGCAGTTAGTTTGCAGACGCTCCCTACAGGCAATCACGCATACGTTATATCAGTTACACTTACGAACTGTCTCATGCTCCTGTTCATGGGTTTCTTTCACAGAGGCgcaccaatttaaaaaaatgtgcaacAGATGTGCAAATACTTTGTCCTATGCAGACAGACGTTCAGCTACATGTTAAagctcacacacgcactcacacagaAATTAAGTCACAAGATGCGATTAGTAGGGCTATTGCCAGTGGCagcaacatacagtattgttcaaaataatagcagtacaatgtgactaaccagaataatcaaggtttttcgtatatttttttattgctacgtggcaaacaagttaccagtaggttcagtagattctcagaaaacaaatgagacccagcattcatgatatgcacgctcataaggctgtgcaattgggcaattagttgaattagttgaaaggggtgtgttcaaaaaaatagcagtgtggcattcaatcactgaggtcatcaattttgtgaagaaacaggtgtgaatcaggtggcccctatttaaggatgaagccaacacttgttgaacatgcatttgaaagctgaggaaaatgggtcgttcaagacattgttcagaagaacagcgtactttgattaaaaagttgattagagaggggaaaacctataaagaggtgcaaaaaatgataggctgttcagctaaaatgatctccaatgccttaaaatggagagcaaaaccagagagacgtggaagaaaacggaagacaaccatcaaaatggatagaagaataaccagaatggcaaaggctcagccaatgatcacctccaggatgatcaaagacagtctggagttacctgtaagtactgtgacagttagaagacgtctgtgtgaagctaatctattttcaagaatcccccgcaaagtccctctgttaaaaaaaaggcatgtgcagaagaggttacaatttgccaaagaacacatcaactggcctaaagagaaatggaggaacattttgtggactgatgagagtaaaattgttctttttgggtccaagggccacaggcagtttgtgagacgacccccaaactctgaattcaagccacagtacacagtgaagacagtgaagcatggaggtgcaagcatcatgatatgggcatgtttctcctactatggtgttgggcctatttatcgcataccagggatcatggatcagtttgcatatgttaaaatacttgaagaggtcatgttgccctatgctgaagaggacatgcccttgaaatggttgtttcaacaagacaatgacccaaaacacactagtaaacgggcaaagtcttggttccaaaccaacaaaattaatgttatggagtggccagcccaatctccagaccttaatccaattgagaacttgtggggtgatatcaaaaatgctgtttctgaagcaaaaccaagaaatgtgaatgaattgtggaatgttgttaaagaatcatggagtggaataacagctgagaggtgccacaagttggttgactccatgccacacagatgtcaagcagttttaaaaaactgtggtcatacaactaaatattagtttagtgattcacaggattgctaaatcccagaaaaaaaaatgtttgtacaaaatatttttgagtttgtacagtcaaaggtagacactgctatttttttgaacacagccctttcaactaattgcccaattgcacagccttaagagcgtgcatatcatgaatgctgggtcttgtttgttttctgacaatctactgaacctactggtaacttgtttgccacgtagcaataaaaaatatactaaaaaccttgattattctggttagtcacattgtactgctattattttgaacaagactgtatatattaaaacagattgTTGCTATCTAACGTATAACACTGAGCATCAAAGGAAATAGTAAAGGACTGAAAGTACAGtaataatgctacaaaagctTTAGTTTCCAGGTAAACAACTAAACCAAACCAAGTTGATCTGAAAAGCATAAAATCTAAACAATACATTCAATATGAAATAAACAAggtgaatgaaagaaaaaaaaggcacagggattaaaaaagaaagaaaataacttttcctctccatacAGGAGTCTCACATTCTGTTATTGTCATTTATGATgataatacaaaaagaaaacgGTATTCT is from Carassius auratus strain Wakin unplaced genomic scaffold, ASM336829v1 scaf_tig00043294, whole genome shotgun sequence and encodes:
- the LOC113086537 gene encoding biogenesis of lysosome-related organelles complex 1 subunit 3-like, whose protein sequence is MESNRFQIVVQGEASETDSDDEVYITSAPPVHASSSSSSGMKVAGEASETDSEDEEERARRLASESHQQLLRRDLPPLIVIRNTPASPSGQQDKSSPVSRPDSCRFNTLLQQKLLESNARLCTDVNQSLKQVYQNAARDIRQATAHLNNSQTGIINASHSIRLILEDLKSVSEKIDIITSCRLLPDITMPNPLSEQC